TGTCCATTGCTGGTCTCCGATGGATGATTTCATATTAATTGTTTGTCCATTTTGGTCTCTGATTGTCCATTGTTTGTATATTATTTGTCCATTGTTTATCCATTTTGGTCTTTGTTTGTCCATTTTGTAAATTTTAGTCACGTTTGTccaatttgtaaattttggtcTCTGTTTGTCAATTGTTTGTCTATTTTGGTCTCTGTTTAAATGGATTCACATTTGTATGTCACATCCCCTTGTTTTTTTAGGTTTCTTTAATGTATTTTAGATTGATTGACAGTAGTAGTTTGGTactgtttattggatttatcaTTGACATATCCCCTATTTTTATAAtggtttattgtatattgtgttggattgtatgtcctaaaatttgccgtttgtaaatattaaacatattctatttgcagtAAAGAGTTTgatgggttgtatgtcctaaaacccgCAGTttgttaatattaaatatattttatttgcaataaagatattattgaggtttattccataaaactattattgaatatgtaaattgcacttgtcaagactaaatccaataaactaagatccatggttattatatgaatacttggactttatatggagacataaaaatggatcaagttcaaataaatagtcaaaacgatctatagtatatgaataaggttggacaccttattctggtaacactatcggatgtgacccactttgtatttagtacaaacgatgtgattcgaatcgttcatgtagagccatgtgagtgggggtgtcctatgcaatgagtttgcgtaagaccgagaccaagaaataagtcactcttactttataatgctatttattgtttaagactgactatttcaaattgatgacctaagtaactcgacgttaatcctgagctaactatgaactcctatttattcaagattatccttaaatttgcataggtgagagttggctcaacagtgccggcttaataagcctcccatttcaggagtaagactaggtagatagttagggacaaatggtgcaagatggaattcactcctacccgcttttaggattagtagagaggttgttctcttaagtactaattctaggtcttgaaaaaggggtcccaccctctcgttggcctgagagggtctcggtgattggattacaaaccaattgttcattagaggatcagtgaaacttaaggagcaaTTATAATCTctggggtaaaacaacatttgacccagccgttattacgaacaaactgtaaatggtcgacttactaattacagttaaatcaagtagacagaaatataactagagtgagaggagtgcaactactggactttagtggagtgacttggtagttaacgttgattcatttgatttaaagagtttagtcaactaatctcggatcgttagagccaatgatctataggttcattaggtcccctactagctcacaaacggattaaaccttagaatagcgtgatgagtttaatttgaaatgttcaaattcaaatttagggAATaagtaattatatgcgatataattatacgtttaattatcaaaattggagaatcggataatatttaaatatgatttcaatattaaaattacatgaatTCATGTTTGTAGAATTAGTGgtgtaaataatttaaaattggatattaaattattttaattaattattaattttatttagaattaattatttgaattaattttatttaaaatttgaaatttgcaattttatatcaaattcatttttgtcttaatttaatttatgaaatttaaattaaataaaattgttttgatattaaaattgaaaattatggaCTAAGTGGGTTATTCTAACAATGAACActcatttttcattaaaattggGTGGGATTAGTGTCACCTCTTCATGCAAGAGAGTTGCATGAACTAGttgaataaaaacaaaagttatTCAGCTAAGTTGAGAGAGAATTTGCTGAAATCCAGAAATTTGttaaagaagagttcttcaactccaaaacacCAAAAACCAGTCTTCTTCCATAAAAACTCCCTCTAATCTCAGCTCATTTTGGGTTCAACCATCGAATCTAAAgttcaagagaatagtaaggaagatcaagtggtggttaCATCTATTTGGATTGAAGGTTGTTGCTGAATTTGTGGATCGAAaagattctacaaaggtaattTTTGAAACCCTCATTTTCCTTATGAACATGCTGAAATtgattgctaaaattaatgaattagagtgcttattgatcttGGTTTCTTCCgataattgcatgctaactccatcaTATTGATGAACAGTGATTGTTAGGTACTGTTTATTGGATaggtttatttcaaaattattaacTTTTGTTTGTATGTTCTCAAAGGGTCCCCTTATTTATCTGGGTTGATAGGATGTGTATATTTCTAAGAATAATTGTACCAGTAGTTAACCCAACTAATATATATGGGTTTACTTCCTTTCAACTTACAAACCCATTCCATCTACTTGCTTAATGCAATTAGTTTGTCATTTCTCTCTTTATCCACTATTTTCTTATCATATGATTTATTTCACATTACCATGAAGTCGTGTGCATCTTTTGGTTTCTAATGCACATTATTGGTCTTTGTATCTTGATAGCACaaaaaaatgtgttattttcctcttcttaattataggtcgttactatgtttaatgtgtttatttaatgattttataggtATTGAGCATCTTTGAGATGGAattagttgttacaagttgttcggggttaatttggagcaattaggacCTAATTTAAGCAGCTGGGCTTCAAAAAGATGTGAAAGGATGAAATTGCCCCTAGACGGAGCATTGAGTCGCTACAAGGTAGTAGCTGCctatttcatgaagaaaacaaatcagcgttgcaatgctccgatATTTGACGGACGCGCGCGCGAGGctcgcagtgttgcaacgcttcgATGACTACTATATAATGTCCTCTTCGACTTAGGGCAAAAATCATCAACCCCTAATCGGGCGATTTTCTGCTCTTCTCACCTCtccacttgtatttttcttccatttttcttctCATCTCATGTAGTTAATGGAACAATGCTGGGATTTGTCTTCTTCGtctccatgggaaggtaagttatagttattttctagtttagggGATTTTGGAACAATGCAAATTTTGGGAGTtctatttgaatgaaatttctataTTATTGTCTATGGGTTTCAATCTGAATTTTGTGTTTATGAATtgcataattttattattgattgacAACCAATAATTTGTTGTGTAGTTCGAATGCTTAGAGAACGGCTTGTAATATGTGACATATAATTATAGGTTAATCTCAATGGAAGCTAGGTTAGTTAGGCTTACCATTCATTGTCTATAATGAATAGTAGTTTGTCCTATCGACCTATAGAGAAACCACATTGAATGTGTTGTTTAGACGTTGGAAGTCGAATACTCATCCTAGCATtatccctagaacttaatgcgattTGTCAATTTGAATGGAGTGGATCCGTTTTCTATGCATTTGGATTAATGaggtaattaggaccattgttgggattccaatcaattaAGCTAGGCATAGTTAAGAAactaaaattgcatttaaataaCTCGATGAACAAGAATTGCATTGGTCAATTCCAATTCCCTTAAGCTAGGTCGTTTCTTTTaattgcattttattttcttgcaatTCGACTTATCCAATCCACACCAACCCCTCCCCCTCCCTCCTCCCTCCCCCTCCTCGTTAACTAAAAACGAGCTTCGACGAACTAATCTTTTGCGCTTCCTTGAGGTTTGACCCCAAATTTGTCGCTTGTACTACcaattagtataagtagttcattcagtgatttataaattttatttatgtagCAAGGGTTTACGAGCGATGGTAAAATCTGGGTGTACCAAATTGGTGTCGTTGCCGGGAAAGCCAATTAATTCTTCTTAGTTAGTTTTAGTTAAAGTTTTCTTTTGgtttgatttgttttctttttgtgtcaGTTAAGCATGACAGAATTTTCAAATCAATCTTGGATGTCTGAAATCGAAGTTGTAGATTTTGGCGATGAGGCAAGTGGTCTTTGATGCCACATTGTCGAGTTGACTTCCTTAGTTGGTCACTTGATGGAAAGGAGTTCGCAACAAGTAGAGATGTGTGGGAGTTGTCTACTCgaggggtatcctatgcaagcATGCTTGAGGTTGCCGTGGATGCCAGCACCATGTGAATTCGTCGAGAAGGAGTATTATGGTCATTTGAACTGCGAGTCTCATCATCCTAGATGGGAAGAGTCTTTTGACCATGGATACTCAGGATGGTAGTAGGGCTTAGACAGCCAAAATTTCACAACACCACACCAGTCGACTCATGCTCAGTCTTCAGGGTCAGGTAAGTCTTTAAAGGCTTTGGTTATGGAGCTTGCTGACAGTATTTTTGAGTTTTAGTAGGACAACCTCTATATGCAACTAGAGTTTGAATTATCTAGTGGACAAAATTCCCATTCATTTAGGAAATTTGTCTCATTTGAATTATCTAGATCTTTTTGGTTGGGATGTACCTTTCTTCACATGGCCTAATTTGCATGTTGAAAACTTGCAATGGCTTTCTGGTCTTTCTTCTCTTGAGTACCTTAATCTTAGAGGGGCGGATTTGAGTACTGTAGCAAATTGGATGCATGCAGTCAATGGACTTTCTTCATTGTCAGAGCTACGCTTAAGTAACTGTGGTGTTTCAAGTTTTGATACTTAAGATGCCATTTTAAATCTCAATTCACTTAGAGTCTTTGATTTATCAGTTAATGGGATAAATTCTTCCATACTTTCCTGGCTATCTAATCTTACTCGCATTTCAATACTTGATCTGAGTTTCAATAATTTTCAAGGTACAATTTCTCAGGATtttgtgaaattaaaaaatCTCCAATATCTTGATTTGAGTTCTAATAGCTTCAATAATAATATGGAGATCACCCACCAAGATTTCCAGCAAAATTTTTGCAAGTTACGATTTTTGTACCTTGGATTCAATAGTTTTGAGATTAAACTTGAAGATTTTTTTGGATAGTTTCTCAAATTATTCCCACAATAGTTTGGAATGCTTGGAGTTAGCATTTAATAAATTTGTGGGAGAGATACCGAGTTCATTGGGAACATTTAAGAATCTACGATTCTTGGATCTTTAAGAAAATTATATATGGGGTTCACTTTCAAATTCAATAGGTAATTAGTCATTGTTGCAACATTTATCTATATCAGATAACTCTTTAAATGGAACTATACCTTCAAGTTTTGGACAACTTTCAAAACTAGTTCATTTTGTTAGTTACGGGAATTCATGGAACACAATTATAACAAAGGTTCACCTAGTGGATTTAACGAAGTTGGAAATCTTTGAAATCGAGATAAATAATTCGTAAGCTTTGGTTTTCAACATTTCACATGATTGGATTCCACCTTTCAAGCTCAAGGAACTTTATTTGAAATATTGTTTCATAGGTCCTCAATTTCCCATTTGGCTTCAAACTCAGACTCAACTAATTGAGATCACCCTCTCTACTGTTGGAATTTCTGGTTATGGACCAAATGAAGTCATTAAATTGGATTTGTCCAATAACTTGCTCAATGTAAACCTATCCCACATGTTGGCATCTGATCAAAAGAATTATTTTGGTGGAAGTCAAAACGTCCTTAATCATTCGAACCTCCTTAAGTATCCTAATCTAAGATTCTTCAAATTCAAGCATTGAGCTTCTCACTTGTCCAGTTTAAGTGATGTGGGACAAACGGCCAAAATCCAATGGCATCCAACGTTTATGTGTTTCATTATAGTAAATGAATTGATGTAATGAAAGTGTGAAGTGGGGGAATCGAACCTCAGACCACAAAATTGATAATATGAACATTATGTCAATTGAACTACGTTCTTGTTggcatttgaaaaatattttttctatcaaGATTTTGCTAAATCTCAATAATAGatcataaattttttaagtacttattaaacaaataaaaactagCTActacaataaaaaaacaaaagtaaatagTTATCCTTATGGTttctattttgaatttaattcaattttgataaaattattttaaatagtccCTAAGTTGTCCTTGGACTAAATTCTTAAGAAAATTGAACCTACCGTATAAATAATTGAGCTACACTCCCAACAAAATTACCTttaatttaatccttatagttatgtaatatttaataatatatatatatatatatattagttgatTAAACGGAGTGGAGTTTTTCTTGAAAGAATTAACTAAACATGGccaaaaaaatagaagaaaaaagaacGAGACTTGCAGGAATTAGAGTCGCATTGAGTCTGAGAGGAAATGAAGAGAATAAGGCAGCGGCTTCTTCCCCTACACCGTCTTCCACTCCCACCACAGCTCCTCTGCTATCAAATTCCCGccattccttcttcttcttcttcttcttcctccatttcCGATTCTGCTCCTGCTTCTGCTTCCATAGCTTCCGAACCCAATACCACTCTGACCCATGACGAGCTTATAACAAAGATCAACCTCCTTCTTCCTCGTCTCTGTTTCTATAACCACCACTCTACTGCAATCGCCCTTCTGGACGCGACTCTCCTTACAAATCCATCACTTCAATCTCTTCCCCTTTCAATTCTTTCCCATTCCCTTGCTTCCCAATCCGATTTTGCCCTCACAATGTCTCTCCTCACCCGTCTCAACCACCATCGGAATGCCCTTCTTTATTCAACCCCTATCATCACCATGcttattttctcttattctaaGCGGCGGAAATCCAAGGACGCCTTGAAGATTTTCCATTGGATGCTGAGACCGGGGTCGCCGTGTAAGCCGGATGAGAGGGTTTATAATACCCTAATTGCGGGACTTTGCAGGAAGGGGATGACACTTGATGCTTTGAAGGTTCTCAGGAACATGGTAAATTCTAATTTGGTTCCGGATTGCGATTTGAGGAATTGGGTTTTTAGGTGTTTGCTGAGAGAAGCGATGATCGGCGAAGCAATGGAGTTAAATGAGACTTTGAATTTCGTTGGTGATCAGAATACCAGTGACCATCTGAGAAAGGTGTCGGAATTGTTGGATCGTATCATCACCAATTGGATAGACTAGAGAAGATCTTCTAGTAAGCCAATTGCTTTATGTGATTCAACTCAATTAATTTCTGACCATCTCTAGATTCTAATTTTTATGACATTGAGAATAAAGTGGATAATTGACTCAAGCAATTTGTGGATCATAACATATAAAACTATGCATTTATAAGTATTCAGTAACTTTATCACAGGGTCGTGTACTCCAAGAATATTGTCCGACTTTGCTTGGTTCTTTATTGAGTTTTTTAGTTCATTCCAATCTATTATAGCATAAAAGTTGGGAAGCTTAGTATCAATTATCTAATTGGTAATGTTAAATTCTTTTTACTTCTTTGTATTGTGTTGTGTACTTAATTAACATAGTTCTATGACATTTGCTGCCTTTTCATTTCAAAAGCTAAATCACATGGTGAGCCCACACAAAAGGATTTGGTTTTAAACTAGTTAAACTGAACGCTAAAATAGAAGGCAAGCTTCTAAACCCCCACATCATACTTCCTGCTTGTTTATCAGCCAGAACTAGTGCATTAGTTTGTATTATGAGTTGTGAGATGTATGATACAATTTTTCTGTACTTATTTTTCTGTGCATATTGCTAACACAAAGTGTGATTTCTGTATTCTTCTTACAACTTGTATAGATATAATGGAAAGCCTAAAGCTTAAACAGCCTCTAGCTagaaggaggaggaggagaaaaaaaaaagaaatggaaaaaagaaGTTATTGTGGAATCGTTCATGTATAACAATCGGCTATTCCAACATGAAGCAGACGCCTAAGCTAATGGACTAcaataagtttaatatggtatcaaagTAATGTCATTTCTTCTCCAATTAATAATTGTTCTACTTATTGGGttttctataaattttcaaatttacaatTGAGGGGAGAGTGTTTTATAACTCATAAACTTACAACTTGGGTGATTCAATAGCTTTGAGATTTCAGTTACTTATATAGCTGGATGTTAATCCAATAGTTCAAAATCTTGTACTTTCTAGTTCCTTTCTTGGAGAAGGAAGAGAACTGTTGGTGGTTACTGGTGTGTTCGATTCGCATGGACAGGAAAGCTATTGACGCAGGACCTATAGTCTAAGCAGTAGAAGGCTTGAGCATCAAGTTCACATCAAATGCTATAAACTGGGATAAATAGCTACAGAAATTGAGGTCATAATGTAACGTAATGGTGGTTAAATGGCCCTGCAACCCAAGTGGAGGTTAACTACACAATTTATTCTCTGTTTAGTGTCATCATTTGGGATTTGGGCTTTTTGTAGAATCTCCCTGCAAAGATCTAAAACAGCACTACCCAATTCAACTCGTTAAGACAAGTATCATTTCTATCGGTGCCCGTTCCATCTTCAAGTCTCACTTGTTCGAATTCAGAAAAAACAAATTATCaacttaaaatgaaaatgaaaataagttCTTTAAACTGTCCAAGGTTTGAATCTCTTCCCAATCCCATTTCGAAAATACTGAAGGTCAATTTTGAACTTAATAAAAGGAGccatcatattttattttcaatggaAAAGTGCACCATGCTATTACAAGGTTATATAAATAGGTACTGACTGCTTCAAGAAAATTTATCTTCTAGGCAAAATTTGAATTCTAATATGTTTTTCAACCACATATCTAATTAACTTATTTCAATTGAACCAAATTGTTAAGTTTAAACAAATTTGCTCAATGGATATGAACCAACTAGGTCGGAGGTTTGGATCACTCCCGGCTTCACCTACACAcattgtaaaaagaaaaaaaattataaataaataactattgAAAATTTATCTTCAAATAAATAACTCTGGAAAATTTATCTTCAGAAACATATTTAAACAAACGTGAAGTCAAACGTTAGACCGCGCTGTTGTTAAAAAATGGGAGGGAACACGGAAGCAGAGAAGTGAAGTGGATAACGTTTTGCTCTGCTTGCAGTTGATCGGTAGCTAAAATGGCGAATTCCATCTCCTTCCATCAGCCCACTCACCGCTTCATGTCCTGCCCGCAGGTACTTTCTTCCGTTCTCGCCATGTCAACAAACCTTTCTTCTCCTTCGTCTctcatcttttctttttctctattgtTAATACAGGCCAAGGATTTCCGGTCTTTTCCATTATCAAGATTCAGTAACTATTCTTCCACTTCCCCTAGAAGCAGACTTCGGCCGATTAAAGCTGCAACCGAAATCCCCGCATTTCCTCTTCTTCAACCTCCCAAAGCGGACGAATCTCCTTCTGAGGTGAAATCCCTCTATAACCACCATATAATTCTTTGCCTAACAAATGTCTAAACTATTTAATTCTCGTCTGCCATGAATAATTTGGTAAAATGCAATCCTCGTGCGTTGGGTTAATGTTGAATCTTAACAACTATTAAACTTCCGTAGTTGGAACCAGCAGACCCTGACTTCTATAAGATAGGGTATGTTAGAAGTATGCGAGCTTATGGAATTGAATTCAAAGAAGGACCCGATGGATTTGGTGTATATGCTTCCAAAGATGTTGAACCTCTTCGCCGCGCTAGGGTCTGTTTTTTGCATTACTTCTAAAATTCTCAGTTCTTTTCAAACACACGGAGACATGCTATTTGGTCGTGATAACTAAGAATGATGTTTTCTCTATCTATTGTTTCACAGGTTATTATGGAAATTCCTTTAGAACTAATGTTAACCATAAGCCAGAAACTCCCCTGGATGTTTTTCCCTGATATAATTCCAGTGGGTCATccaatatttgatataattaactcgACAAATCCAGAGGTAAACCAAGTTACATAAGATCGAAGATAATATTTCTTAGCTAAGagcttttgtttttgttattttaactGAAATATtcgttttattattttattctggTCTACCTCATTTGATTTATGTCTCTGGCCCCTACCTAGCTCTCTAATAACTTATCCCATTCAATTTGAATAAATTCCCAGTTATCATTAAGCATA
This is a stretch of genomic DNA from Benincasa hispida cultivar B227 unplaced genomic scaffold, ASM972705v1 Contig316, whole genome shotgun sequence. It encodes these proteins:
- the LOC120069316 gene encoding pentatricopeptide repeat-containing protein At3g22470, mitochondrial-like yields the protein MKRIRQRLLPLHRLPLPPQLLCYQIPAIPSSSSSSSSISDSAPASASIASEPNTTLTHDELITKINLLLPRLCFYNHHSTAIALLDATLLTNPSLQSLPLSILSHSLASQSDFALTMSLLTRLNHHRNALLYSTPIITMLIFSYSKRRKSKDALKIFHWMLRPGSPCKPDERVYNTLIAGLCRKGMTLDALKVLRNMVNSNLVPDCDLRNWVFRCLLREAMIGEAMELNETLNFVGDQNTSDHLRKVSELLDRIITNWID